A portion of the Juglans microcarpa x Juglans regia isolate MS1-56 chromosome 1D, Jm3101_v1.0, whole genome shotgun sequence genome contains these proteins:
- the LOC121252146 gene encoding FHA domain-containing protein At4g14490-like, translating to MEPQPLKLVMVQGPREGETLEFPLGSTIRIGRLVRGNNVPIKDLGISSKHLSIESSASGSGKWILRDLDSSNGTLLNATKVLPYTPYDLRDADSIKIGECTSFLVKIDGHDASQLRRNPRRQAAEKYTVEPVAENRSRRGKASKVSEAKCDEKGEELETGNRRKGRPRKARVLESEDAAEKLREPESENVRPVEEKPARQTRTRRTLSAKESAVLEPILEKIPENSGVECGEVEVKGRKTRAGARRRKNLCQESLDCARVDAAENNENVEEPAHLGENIRTDVDKGATTGVDALENVEETNLEENDIINNGKGTATGFNDEVERGSGSGVKEEGLDLERMTLEDWFNYLEVHLPKQIIHETEEMIEGMGQKAERVREYILEQRNERGKVPVG from the coding sequence ATGGAGCCCCAACCTCTGAAGCTTGTAATGGTCCAAGGCCCACGCGAGGGCGAAACCCTTGAATTCCCACTCGGATCTACCATCCGAATCGGCCGCCTCGTCCGCGGCAACAACGTCCCCATCAAGGACCTCGGCATCTCCTCCAAGCACCTCTCCATCGAGTCTTCCGCTTCGGGCTCGGGTAAATGGATCCTCCGCGACCTCGACTCTTCCAACGGTACCCTCCTCAACGCCACCAAGGTCCTCCCATACACCCCCTATGACCTCCGCGACGCCGACTCCATCAAGATCGGTGAATGCACCTCCTTCTTAGTTAAGATCGACGGCCACGATGCAAGCCAACTCAGACGGAACCCCAGGCGCCAAGCCGCCGAAAAATATACGGTGGAACCGGTAGCAGAGAATCGGTCCCGGAGAGGTAAAGCTTCTAAGGTGAGCGAAGCTAAGTGTGATGAGAAAGGTGAGGAGTTGGAAACTGGGAACCGAAGGAAGGGTCGGCCGAGGAAAGCTAGGGTTTTGGAGAGTGAAGACGCTGCAGAGAAACTTCGTGAGCCGGAATCGGAGAATGTGAGACCCGTGGAAGAGAAACCGGCACGGCAAACAAGAACTCGGCGTACTCTGAGTGCAAAAGAATCTGCGGTCTTGGAACCGATTCTCGAGAAGATTCCGGAGAACTCGGGTGTAGAGTGTGGAGAAGTGGAGGTTAAGGGTAGAAAGACACGAGCCGGggcgagaagaaggaagaatCTATGCCAAGAGTCATTGGATTGCGCTCGAGTTGATGCTGCAGAGAACAATGAGAATGTGGAGGAGCCGGCGCATTTGggagaaaatattagaacagATGTTGATAAAGGTGCTACGACCGGAGTTGATGCTTTGGAGAATGTGGAGGAGACGAATTTGgaagaaaatgatataataaataatggtAAAGGCACTGCGACTGGATTTAATGATGAGGTAGAAAGAGGGTCTGGTTCTGGTGTCAAAGAGGAAGGGCTGGATTTGGAGAGGATGACGCTTGAGGACTGGTTCAATTATTTGGAGGTCCATTTACCAAAGCAGATAATTCATGAGACTGAGGAAATGATTGAGGGTATGGGACAGAAAGCCGAACGAGTTCGTGAGTATATTCTGGAGCAGAGGAATGAGAGGGGTAAAGTGCCCGTGGGATAG